In a genomic window of Verrucomicrobiota bacterium:
- a CDS encoding Mrp/NBP35 family ATP-binding protein has protein sequence MSSPEITLEKIREVLSQVKYPGFSRDIVSFGLLKGVSVEQEPYGVLLEVTTTDQDLIGQIVKGAGEALSKLGPKFEIRISQKNAAQAPAQPVAGHSQSIPGIKYIIAVASGKGGVGKSTVAANLASAFRKMNLKTGLLDCDIYGPSMGLMFGTAERPHANEDQTIEPVVQFGIRLMSMGFLLEADAPAILRGPIVTRYTQQLLKQTRWGDLDVLVLDFPPGTGDIQLTIVQTVALSGAVIVTTPQDIALLDAKKGVAMFHKTNVPILGIVENMSYYHCPKCGNREEIFSHGGGKLQAAKMNVPFLGEVPLDIAIREGGDKGIPVVFGQPESEHANCFMQIARNVWTDLEQVKK, from the coding sequence ATGTCATCACCAGAAATCACCCTCGAAAAAATCCGCGAAGTCCTTTCGCAGGTTAAGTATCCCGGATTCAGCCGGGACATTGTATCATTTGGCCTGCTCAAAGGTGTCTCGGTGGAGCAGGAACCCTACGGCGTTTTGCTGGAGGTCACGACGACAGACCAGGATTTAATCGGACAAATCGTCAAAGGTGCTGGTGAAGCCCTTTCAAAGCTCGGACCGAAATTTGAAATCCGTATTTCACAGAAAAATGCGGCCCAAGCACCGGCTCAACCGGTCGCGGGCCATTCCCAGAGTATTCCCGGGATAAAATATATTATCGCTGTCGCGAGTGGAAAAGGAGGGGTGGGTAAATCCACCGTCGCCGCGAACTTGGCATCGGCCTTCCGGAAGATGAATCTGAAAACGGGTTTGCTCGACTGTGATATCTACGGCCCGAGCATGGGCCTGATGTTCGGGACGGCTGAACGTCCCCATGCAAATGAAGACCAGACGATCGAACCGGTGGTTCAATTCGGGATACGCCTCATGTCGATGGGGTTCCTTTTAGAAGCGGATGCCCCGGCGATTTTGCGCGGCCCCATCGTGACACGGTACACCCAGCAGCTTTTGAAACAAACCCGCTGGGGTGATCTCGATGTATTGGTCCTCGATTTTCCTCCCGGCACCGGGGATATCCAGCTGACGATCGTCCAGACGGTCGCCCTGAGTGGAGCGGTGATTGTCACGACCCCACAGGATATTGCCTTGCTGGATGCGAAAAAAGGTGTGGCTATGTTTCATAAAACAAATGTACCGATTCTCGGGATCGTGGAGAATATGAGCTACTACCATTGTCCAAAATGCGGGAACCGGGAAGAAATTTTCTCCCATGGCGGGGGCAAATTGCAGGCCGCTAAAATGAATGTCCCCTTCCTCGGGGAAGTCCCCCTGGACATCGCGATCCGTGAAGGCGGGGATAAAGGAATCCCCGTTGTCTTTGGACAACCCGAGAGTGAACACGCAAATTGTTTTATGCAAATTGCGCGGAATGTGTGGACCGATTTGGAGCAGGTGAAAAAATAA
- a CDS encoding metal-sulfur cluster assembly factor: MTKKESKITVEQIYTALKNCFDPEIPVNIVDLGLVYDVVLEGNDVRVKMSLTTPGCHMGPSISNDAQSKVMAVEGVESCEIDIVWDPAWNQSMITADGRKKLGMV; the protein is encoded by the coding sequence ATGACTAAAAAAGAATCAAAAATCACTGTGGAACAAATTTACACCGCCCTCAAAAATTGTTTTGATCCGGAGATCCCGGTTAATATTGTCGATCTGGGATTGGTTTATGATGTGGTCTTGGAAGGTAATGATGTCCGGGTAAAAATGTCCCTGACGACTCCCGGTTGTCACATGGGCCCTTCCATCTCCAATGACGCGCAATCTAAGGTGATGGCTGTCGAGGGGGTAGAATCCTGCGAAATCGACATCGTCTGGGATCCTGCTTGGAATCAGTCCATGATCACAGCTGACGGCCGCAAAAAACTCGGGATGGTTTAG
- a CDS encoding ThuA domain-containing protein, with amino-acid sequence MSKKALIVWGGWDGHKPKECARLFETLLKAEGFSVEVSDSLDSFLDKDKLAGLSLIVPMWTMGEITGEQFAGLSAAVNSGVGLGGVHGGMGDSFRNNSDYQMMVGGQFVGHPGNVVSHIVHITDRTDPITAGMNDFRLETERYYMHVDPSNVVLATLTFAGHEVPGGGQLVMPTVWKRMYGQGRVFYASWGHDPKDFEGVEAKEIVRRGLLWAAK; translated from the coding sequence ATGAGCAAAAAAGCTTTGATTGTCTGGGGCGGTTGGGATGGGCACAAACCCAAAGAATGTGCACGACTTTTTGAAACCCTGCTGAAGGCGGAAGGGTTTTCAGTGGAGGTCTCCGACTCACTAGATTCTTTTCTGGATAAAGATAAATTAGCGGGATTAAGTCTGATCGTTCCGATGTGGACGATGGGCGAGATTACTGGAGAGCAATTTGCGGGCTTGAGTGCCGCGGTAAATTCTGGGGTCGGCTTAGGAGGCGTGCATGGCGGTATGGGGGACTCTTTCAGGAATAATTCCGATTACCAAATGATGGTGGGTGGGCAATTTGTCGGTCACCCGGGTAATGTCGTCAGCCATATCGTTCATATTACCGATCGCACAGATCCGATCACTGCGGGGATGAATGACTTTAGGCTGGAGACTGAACGTTACTACATGCATGTCGATCCGAGTAATGTGGTTTTGGCGACATTAACATTTGCCGGACACGAGGTCCCCGGTGGAGGCCAGCTCGTGATGCCGACAGTGTGGAAAAGGATGTACGGCCAGGGGCGTGTCTTCTACGCTTCCTGGGGTCATGACCCGAAAGATTTTGAAGGGGTTGAAGCTAAAGAAATCGTCCGTCGTGGATTGCTCTGGGCGGCGAAATAG
- a CDS encoding lysophospholipid acyltransferase family protein codes for MSQWLTFRRQLEVAGFRIAFLLVPLIPRFAVYPLSRLLGSLAYLVDHKDRKIALTNLELAFGPSMTPAQREQIARKGFEQFAQVIIDSLWCRNLKASNIRKYMDYEEGSLELYEKLAARGKGVIFLGMHYGNYEWMSLGFGFYGYPSHVVVQELRNLKVNELFNEVRVRCGHRLVYRKNAAVKIFKALKRGEPLGLLVDLNLNEWEGPIAAELFGKLVHANPLPALLALRTGAALLVSRTYWCEERGKYLTVFGPEIQWTEQETKDQTIRVITETYISIFEEFIRQAPHRWLWSYKRWKFRPTQELHGYPAYSKYSKILHEWQKVTES; via the coding sequence ATGAGTCAATGGTTGACATTCAGGCGGCAGCTCGAAGTGGCAGGATTCCGCATTGCTTTTTTGCTGGTGCCGCTGATTCCTCGTTTTGCGGTTTATCCCCTTTCCCGCCTGCTGGGGAGCTTGGCTTATCTCGTTGATCATAAAGACAGGAAAATCGCATTGACGAATCTGGAGCTGGCATTCGGGCCATCCATGACGCCTGCCCAGCGTGAGCAAATTGCCCGGAAAGGATTCGAGCAATTTGCCCAGGTCATTATCGACTCGTTATGGTGCCGGAATCTCAAGGCATCAAATATCCGGAAATACATGGACTATGAGGAAGGCAGCCTGGAGCTTTATGAAAAACTCGCCGCACGTGGCAAAGGGGTGATTTTCCTCGGGATGCACTACGGTAATTATGAGTGGATGAGCTTGGGATTTGGTTTTTATGGATACCCATCCCATGTTGTCGTGCAGGAACTCCGTAATCTCAAAGTCAATGAACTCTTTAACGAAGTGCGTGTGCGTTGCGGACACCGCTTGGTCTACCGCAAAAATGCGGCGGTAAAAATTTTTAAGGCACTGAAACGGGGCGAACCCCTCGGGTTACTCGTTGATCTGAACCTGAATGAATGGGAAGGACCGATTGCGGCCGAGCTTTTCGGGAAGCTGGTCCATGCAAATCCATTGCCTGCATTACTGGCTCTCCGGACGGGGGCGGCATTATTAGTTTCCCGGACATATTGGTGTGAGGAGAGGGGAAAATATCTCACGGTTTTCGGTCCGGAAATCCAATGGACAGAACAGGAAACAAAAGACCAGACCATCCGTGTGATTACGGAAACTTATATATCGATTTTTGAAGAGTTTATCCGTCAAGCTCCCCACCGTTGGTTATGGAGTTACAAACGCTGGAAATTCCGCCCGACACAAGAACTTCATGGTTACCCCGCTTATTCAAAGTACTCCAAAATATTGCATGAGTGGCAGAAAGTCACGGAATCGTAA
- a CDS encoding response regulator, whose protein sequence is MSQKILIVDDEPDVVDLVSFNLKGAGFSVVTAGDGNSALQMAKEHVPSLIILDVMMPGMDGTEVCKFLKKDPLTSSIPVVMLTAKGETVDKILGLELGADDYITKPFSPRELVLRAKSILKRRGSEKIEDTLIVGEITLDRARHEVFIKGKAIVLTATEFKLLSLLIERKGRVQSRDRLLQDVWDYSSAIDTRTVDTHVRRLRKKLGKNAKLIETTRGVGYRILDPV, encoded by the coding sequence ATGTCACAGAAGATATTGATTGTTGATGATGAGCCGGATGTTGTAGATCTTGTATCGTTTAATTTAAAAGGGGCAGGATTTTCTGTGGTCACTGCTGGTGATGGAAATTCCGCCCTGCAAATGGCCAAAGAGCATGTTCCATCCCTGATTATTCTCGATGTGATGATGCCCGGTATGGACGGGACGGAAGTTTGCAAGTTCCTTAAAAAAGACCCATTAACCTCCTCGATCCCTGTGGTCATGCTCACGGCTAAAGGCGAGACGGTGGATAAAATCCTGGGATTGGAACTGGGTGCGGACGATTATATTACGAAACCTTTTAGTCCGAGGGAATTGGTTTTGCGGGCGAAATCCATTCTTAAGAGAAGGGGATCAGAAAAGATAGAAGACACCCTCATTGTCGGTGAAATCACCCTAGATCGCGCGAGGCACGAGGTTTTTATCAAGGGGAAAGCCATTGTTTTAACCGCTACGGAATTCAAGCTCTTGAGCCTTTTAATCGAGAGAAAAGGCCGAGTTCAGAGCCGGGACCGCCTCCTGCAAGACGTTTGGGATTACTCCTCAGCGATCGATACACGGACAGTGGACACCCATGTCAGGCGTTTACGCAAAAAACTCGGCAAAAACGCAAAATTAATCGAGACGACAAGAGGTGTTGGCTATCGGATCCTGGATCCTGTATAG